A stretch of the Bacillus licheniformis DSM 13 = ATCC 14580 genome encodes the following:
- a CDS encoding LysR family transcriptional regulator has protein sequence MELYQIDHFIAVSRHKHFTKAALEQRISQPALSRSIKKLEEELGVPLFIRKTKSIRLTKYGEQFLIKAKQARLALDEGVQQIRESVNPNAGEISVSFLHTLGSRLMPQLIAEFKKKYPNVAFRLYQAANEHLQHMVETGEADICLSSPPLPNEHLEWTVLDTEPLYLVLPADHPLADRKEVAIRSIAHEDFVCFKPGYGLRYVFDQMCRGLSISPKLAFEGEEVSTILGLVSAGLGVAILPKTAEHVHSPVAFCRVSDYRSERTIGLAVLKDHYLSPAARNFKEFVIEYYRRNERSDQP, from the coding sequence TTGGAACTCTATCAAATTGACCATTTTATTGCCGTGAGCAGGCATAAACACTTTACAAAAGCAGCCTTGGAACAACGGATTTCCCAGCCGGCTTTGAGCAGGTCGATCAAAAAGCTTGAAGAAGAATTGGGCGTCCCGCTGTTTATTCGAAAAACAAAATCGATCCGCCTGACAAAGTACGGCGAGCAGTTCCTCATCAAAGCGAAGCAGGCCCGCCTTGCCCTTGACGAAGGCGTTCAGCAAATCAGGGAAAGCGTCAATCCGAATGCCGGGGAAATCTCGGTATCATTTTTGCATACGCTTGGTTCGCGGCTCATGCCGCAGCTGATTGCCGAATTTAAAAAGAAATACCCGAATGTTGCTTTCCGTCTGTATCAGGCCGCAAATGAACATCTTCAGCACATGGTGGAGACGGGCGAAGCTGATATCTGCCTCAGCTCTCCGCCGCTTCCAAACGAGCATCTTGAATGGACGGTGTTGGATACTGAGCCGCTTTATCTGGTGCTTCCAGCCGACCACCCGCTTGCAGATCGGAAAGAAGTCGCGATCCGGTCGATTGCACACGAAGACTTTGTCTGTTTTAAGCCGGGCTATGGTCTTCGATATGTGTTTGATCAAATGTGCCGGGGACTGTCCATCAGCCCGAAGCTTGCTTTTGAAGGGGAAGAAGTGTCGACGATTTTGGGACTAGTATCAGCAGGGCTCGGTGTAGCAATCCTGCCGAAAACGGCGGAGCACGTCCATTCTCCAGTGGCATTTTGCCGAGTGTCAGACTACCGTTCTGAGAGGACGATCGGTCTCGCCGTCCTGAAAGACCATTATTTGTCGCCGGCGGCACGCAACTTTAAAGAATTTGTAATTGAATACTATCGCCGGAACGAACGGTCTGATCAGCCGTAA
- a CDS encoding MFS transporter, with the protein MTYIQPHSKDYHKASIALFISGFVTFATLYTTQPLMPLFAEEFGISAAAASLTLSISTGILAFALLTAAALSDGFGRKTIMAISLFATSVLGLLTAFSPNFAALLAMRGLLGFFLAGVPAIAMAYVGEEFDPRGLGKMMGLYISGTSLGGMSGRLLTGLLTDLFSWRAALGIIGALSVLLSYLFWILLPRPQHSAKRKTSVKKASLAYGAVLMNKRLLSIISLGFLLMGSFVTLFNYIGFQLMGPPYRLSQTVIGFIFIVYLAGTLSSVYMGKKADRFGSPLMLKIGIAIIAGGALLTLLPQLPLKIAGIAVFTFGFFGSHSIASSWVGQTAGEQRVQASSLYLLSYYLGSSLAGSFGGFFWTHFKWPGIISFIIGLLLIAYPVIFFAEAKRNKRQDNSQVRNKS; encoded by the coding sequence ATGACCTACATACAGCCGCATTCGAAGGATTATCACAAAGCGAGCATCGCCTTATTCATCAGCGGTTTTGTGACATTTGCCACACTTTACACCACACAGCCGCTCATGCCTCTGTTTGCGGAGGAATTCGGCATATCGGCGGCAGCTGCAAGCTTAACTTTATCCATTTCAACAGGCATATTGGCTTTTGCATTGCTCACGGCAGCAGCTTTATCTGACGGGTTCGGCCGGAAAACGATTATGGCAATATCCCTGTTTGCGACATCAGTGCTCGGCCTCTTGACCGCCTTTAGTCCGAACTTCGCGGCGCTCTTGGCGATGAGAGGGCTGCTTGGCTTTTTCCTTGCAGGCGTGCCCGCGATCGCCATGGCTTATGTCGGAGAGGAATTTGATCCGCGAGGGCTCGGCAAAATGATGGGGCTATACATTAGCGGCACAAGCCTCGGAGGAATGAGCGGAAGGCTTTTGACCGGCCTTTTGACAGACTTGTTCAGCTGGCGCGCGGCGCTAGGAATCATCGGGGCATTATCAGTACTATTAAGCTATTTGTTTTGGATTTTGCTGCCCCGGCCGCAGCACTCCGCTAAGCGAAAAACAAGTGTGAAAAAAGCGAGCTTGGCCTACGGCGCCGTCTTGATGAACAAACGGCTGCTGTCAATCATTTCACTTGGATTTCTATTAATGGGAAGCTTTGTTACGCTGTTCAATTATATCGGGTTTCAGTTGATGGGACCTCCGTACAGACTCTCTCAAACTGTCATCGGGTTCATCTTTATCGTTTATTTGGCGGGGACGCTCAGTTCTGTCTATATGGGGAAGAAAGCCGATCGTTTTGGCAGCCCGTTGATGCTGAAAATCGGGATTGCCATTATCGCAGGAGGCGCATTGCTTACGCTTCTGCCTCAGCTTCCTCTTAAAATTGCCGGAATCGCTGTTTTTACATTTGGATTTTTCGGGTCGCATTCGATCGCAAGCTCCTGGGTCGGGCAGACGGCCGGCGAACAGCGCGTTCAAGCTTCCTCCCTTTATTTGCTGAGCTATTATCTCGGCTCAAGCTTAGCGGGGTCTTTCGGAGGCTTCTTCTGGACCCATTTTAAATGGCCGGGAATCATCTCATTCATTATCGGGCTGCTTTTGATCGCTTATCCGGTCATTTTCTTTGCCGAAGCCAAAAGAAACAAACGGCAAGACAATTCACAGGTCCGAAATAAAAGCTAA
- a CDS encoding YoqO family protein yields MLKTIGFYGFLASVCLNLFLRFGLKINGTANDIISTASLVFVLVYVWDDLKKRSAKTLILQGITLIIFVALLVFVIMKGQTFIASLPFFEGWETPAKWVYILLVLFLGSNLFIYINEKITNSKKEAS; encoded by the coding sequence TTGCTTAAAACAATCGGATTTTATGGATTTTTGGCATCTGTATGTTTAAATCTTTTTCTCAGGTTTGGGCTCAAGATAAACGGCACAGCGAATGATATCATCTCAACGGCCTCCCTCGTATTCGTGCTGGTGTACGTATGGGACGACTTGAAAAAACGAAGTGCAAAAACGCTCATCTTACAGGGAATCACTCTCATCATCTTTGTGGCGTTATTGGTGTTTGTCATCATGAAAGGACAAACATTCATTGCTTCTCTGCCTTTTTTCGAGGGTTGGGAAACGCCGGCAAAATGGGTGTATATTTTGCTCGTTTTGTTCTTGGGATCAAACCTTTTCATCTATATCAATGAAAAAATAACAAACTCTAAAAAAGAGGCATCCTGA
- a CDS encoding bifunctional cytochrome P450/NADPH--P450 reductase — MNKLDGIPIPKTYGPLGNLPLLDKNRVSQSLWKIADEMGPIFQFKFADAIGVFVSSHELVKEVSEESRFDKNMGKGLLKVREFSGDGLFTSWTEEPNWRKAHNILLPSFSQKAMKGYHPMMQDIAVQLIQKWSRLNQDESIDVPDDMTRLTLDTIGLCGFNYRFNSFYREGQHPFIESMVRGLSEAMRQTKRFPLQDKLMIQTKRRFNSDVESMFSLVDRIIADRKQAESESGNDLLSLMLHAKDPETGEKLDDENIRYQIITFLIAGHETTSGLLSFAIYLLLKHPDKLKKAYEEADRVLTDPVPSYKQVQQLKYIRMILNESIRLWPTAPAFSLYAKEETVIGGKYLIPKGQSVTVLIPKLHRDQSVWGEDAEAFRPERFEQMDSIPAHAYKPFGNGQRACIGMQFALHEATLVLGMILQYFDLEDHANYQLKIKESLTLKPDGFTIRVRPRKKEAMTAMPGAQPEENGRQEERPSAPAAENTHGTPLLVLYGSNLGTAEEIAKELAEEAREQGFHSRTAELDQYAGAIPAEGAVIIVTASYNGNPPDCAKEFVNWLEHDQTDDLRGVKYAVFGCGNRSWASTYQRIPRLIDSVLEKKGAQRLHKLGEGDAGDDFEGQFESWKYDLWPLLRTEFSLAEPEPNQTETDRQALSVEFVNAPAASPLAKAYQVFTAKISANRELQCEKSGRSTRHIEISLPEGAAYQEGDHLGVLPQNSEVLIGRVFQRFGLNGNEQILISGRNQASHLPLERPVHVKDLFQHCVELQEPATRAQIRELAAHTVCPPHQRELEDLLKDDVYKDQVLNKRLTMLDLLEQYPACELPFARFLALLPPLKPRYYSISSSPQLNPRQTSITVSVVSGPALSGRGHYKGVASNYLAGLEPGDAISCFIREPQSGFRLPEDPETPVIMVGPGTGIAPYRGFLQARRIQRDAGVKLGEAHLYFGCRRPNEDFLYRDELEQAEKDGIVHLHTAFSRLEGRPKTYVQDLLREDAALLIHLLNEGGRLYVCGDGSRMAPAVEQALCEAYRIVQGASREESQSWLSALLEEGRYAKDVWDGGVSQHNVKADCIART; from the coding sequence ATGAACAAGTTAGATGGAATTCCAATCCCTAAAACTTACGGGCCGCTCGGCAACCTGCCTTTGCTTGACAAAAACAGGGTCTCCCAGTCACTTTGGAAAATCGCGGATGAGATGGGGCCTATCTTTCAATTTAAGTTTGCGGATGCGATTGGGGTTTTTGTGTCCAGCCATGAACTGGTTAAAGAAGTCTCTGAAGAATCCCGTTTTGACAAAAACATGGGGAAGGGGCTATTGAAAGTTCGCGAGTTCAGCGGAGACGGGCTCTTTACAAGCTGGACGGAAGAACCCAATTGGCGGAAAGCCCACAACATCCTTCTGCCGAGCTTCAGCCAGAAAGCGATGAAGGGATACCATCCCATGATGCAGGATATCGCCGTCCAGCTCATTCAAAAGTGGTCCCGTCTCAATCAGGATGAAAGCATTGATGTGCCGGACGATATGACGCGGCTGACGCTGGACACGATCGGCTTATGCGGGTTTAACTACCGCTTTAACAGCTTCTACCGTGAAGGGCAGCATCCGTTTATTGAGAGCATGGTCCGGGGTTTGAGCGAAGCGATGAGACAGACGAAGCGCTTCCCGCTGCAGGATAAGCTGATGATTCAAACGAAGCGCCGGTTTAACAGCGATGTCGAGTCGATGTTTTCTCTTGTTGACCGGATCATCGCTGACCGGAAGCAGGCCGAGAGTGAAAGCGGAAATGACCTCTTGTCGCTTATGCTTCATGCGAAAGACCCTGAGACCGGCGAAAAACTGGATGATGAGAATATCCGCTATCAAATTATTACATTTTTGATTGCCGGACACGAGACGACGAGCGGTTTATTATCGTTTGCAATCTATCTGCTCCTGAAGCATCCGGATAAGCTTAAGAAAGCGTATGAAGAAGCAGACCGCGTGCTGACCGATCCCGTCCCATCCTACAAACAGGTTCAGCAGCTGAAATACATCCGAATGATTTTGAATGAATCGATAAGGCTTTGGCCGACGGCACCGGCTTTCTCTCTTTATGCAAAAGAAGAAACGGTTATCGGGGGAAAATATTTGATTCCAAAAGGACAGAGCGTTACAGTGCTCATCCCAAAACTGCACAGAGATCAAAGCGTCTGGGGAGAAGATGCCGAGGCATTCCGGCCTGAACGGTTCGAGCAGATGGACAGCATTCCGGCGCACGCATACAAACCGTTTGGCAACGGCCAAAGGGCATGCATCGGCATGCAGTTCGCCCTTCATGAAGCGACGCTTGTGCTCGGCATGATTCTTCAGTACTTTGATCTTGAAGATCATGCAAACTACCAATTGAAGATCAAAGAATCGCTGACATTAAAACCGGATGGTTTCACAATCCGGGTGAGGCCGAGGAAAAAAGAAGCAATGACGGCGATGCCGGGCGCTCAGCCTGAAGAGAACGGACGGCAGGAAGAACGGCCTTCCGCACCGGCGGCGGAAAATACGCACGGAACCCCTCTTCTTGTGCTCTACGGTTCAAATCTCGGCACAGCCGAAGAGATTGCGAAGGAGCTTGCTGAAGAAGCGCGTGAGCAAGGGTTTCACAGCCGGACGGCGGAGCTTGATCAATACGCAGGCGCCATCCCGGCAGAAGGGGCTGTTATCATTGTGACGGCTTCCTATAACGGAAACCCGCCCGATTGCGCAAAGGAATTTGTCAATTGGCTTGAGCATGATCAGACAGACGATTTGCGTGGTGTCAAATATGCGGTATTCGGCTGCGGTAACCGCAGCTGGGCCAGCACCTACCAGCGGATTCCGCGCCTGATTGACAGCGTATTGGAAAAAAAAGGCGCCCAAAGGCTGCACAAGCTTGGAGAAGGGGATGCAGGCGATGATTTTGAAGGACAGTTTGAGTCATGGAAATATGATCTGTGGCCGCTTTTAAGAACCGAATTTTCATTGGCCGAACCCGAGCCGAATCAAACAGAAACAGACAGGCAAGCCTTATCTGTCGAGTTCGTAAACGCACCTGCGGCTTCGCCGCTGGCTAAAGCTTATCAGGTGTTCACAGCGAAGATATCGGCAAACCGAGAACTGCAGTGTGAAAAGAGCGGGAGAAGCACAAGGCATATTGAAATATCGCTTCCTGAAGGCGCCGCATATCAGGAGGGAGACCATCTCGGTGTGCTACCGCAAAACAGCGAAGTGCTGATTGGCCGCGTTTTTCAGCGGTTTGGGCTGAACGGAAATGAACAAATTCTGATTAGCGGCCGGAATCAAGCATCACATTTGCCTTTGGAGAGGCCCGTTCATGTCAAAGACCTTTTTCAACATTGCGTCGAGCTCCAGGAACCGGCCACAAGGGCCCAGATACGCGAGCTGGCGGCTCATACTGTTTGTCCGCCTCATCAGCGCGAGCTTGAAGACCTGCTGAAAGATGACGTCTATAAGGATCAAGTGTTGAATAAGCGGCTGACAATGCTTGACCTGCTTGAGCAATACCCGGCCTGTGAACTGCCGTTCGCCCGTTTTCTGGCGCTTCTTCCTCCGCTAAAACCGAGGTACTATTCGATTTCCAGTTCGCCGCAGCTTAACCCGCGGCAAACAAGCATCACCGTCTCTGTCGTAAGTGGCCCGGCGTTGAGCGGCCGCGGGCATTATAAGGGAGTTGCATCGAACTATCTCGCCGGCCTTGAGCCGGGAGACGCGATTTCGTGTTTCATCAGAGAGCCTCAGTCAGGCTTCCGGCTTCCCGAAGATCCTGAAACACCGGTGATCATGGTCGGGCCGGGCACCGGAATCGCCCCTTACCGCGGATTTCTTCAGGCGCGCCGCATCCAGCGCGATGCCGGTGTGAAGCTCGGTGAAGCGCATTTGTACTTCGGCTGCCGCCGTCCGAACGAAGATTTTCTGTATCGAGACGAGTTGGAGCAAGCGGAAAAGGACGGAATCGTCCATCTGCATACAGCGTTTTCCCGGCTTGAGGGCCGGCCGAAAACATATGTGCAAGATTTGCTCAGAGAGGATGCAGCCTTGCTGATTCACTTGTTGAACGAAGGCGGCCGCCTGTATGTGTGCGGAGACGGAAGCCGCATGGCTCCAGCTGTTGAACAAGCTTTGTGCGAGGCGTATCGCATAGTACAGGGTGCGAGTCGGGAAGAGTCGCAAAGCTGGCTGTCCGCACTTTTAGAAGAAGGGCGCTATGCAAAGGATGTATGGGACGGCGGCGTTTCCCAACATAATGTGAAGGCGGACTGCATTGCAAGAACGTAA
- a CDS encoding TetR/AcrR family transcriptional regulator — translation MESESKYQKIIEASLVLFADRGFDAATIPMIADKANVGAGTIYRYFDSKEALVNVLFQDSVKRFKEKIEEGYPEDSAGIKKQFQHIFRCLFEFSQENIHALYFLEIDKTSHYLTEKSREVLNELLDFIYLFFEKGKAAGMIRPLPSHILSAVVFGAFVHIQKLVRAGEFEDPTELMEEIEECSWDAVKHHG, via the coding sequence ATGGAATCGGAAAGCAAATATCAGAAGATTATCGAGGCTTCGCTCGTCCTTTTCGCGGACAGAGGCTTTGACGCCGCAACCATTCCGATGATCGCCGATAAGGCAAACGTCGGTGCAGGCACCATCTACCGCTACTTTGACAGCAAGGAAGCACTTGTAAACGTCTTGTTCCAAGACAGTGTGAAGAGATTTAAAGAAAAGATAGAGGAGGGCTATCCTGAAGATTCAGCAGGCATAAAAAAACAATTTCAGCACATTTTCCGCTGCCTTTTCGAGTTTTCTCAGGAAAATATCCATGCGCTGTATTTTTTGGAAATTGACAAGACCTCTCATTACTTGACTGAGAAAAGCCGCGAGGTCTTGAACGAACTGCTGGATTTCATCTATTTATTTTTTGAAAAAGGGAAAGCGGCCGGCATGATTCGCCCTTTGCCTTCCCACATTTTGTCGGCTGTTGTATTCGGAGCGTTCGTTCATATTCAGAAGTTGGTAAGAGCAGGGGAATTCGAGGACCCTACCGAACTGATGGAGGAGATTGAAGAATGTTCCTGGGATGCTGTTAAACATCATGGATGA